The sequence below is a genomic window from Caloenas nicobarica isolate bCalNic1 chromosome 13, bCalNic1.hap1, whole genome shotgun sequence.
GGGCCGCGCAGGGTTTTTCCGTCTGTGTCTGAGCACGTTCCACCTGTGATAAGCTTGCTCACTGGTATCATTCAGGTACAGAAGAAGAGAAGGGGGGACCAGCACCATATTAATGGTGTTTTCCAGTTCAGTGTTCTGTTGTGGATCACCCAGCAGACAAGTGAAGTTCACGGCCATATGGATATTCCTCCTCTTAGTAGCAATTAGAGGCTGGAGAAAAGAAGTCACATCAATCTCAACCCACTTGCGTTTTCTAACTTCGAAGTGCAGGCTAAAAGCTAAAGAGTGTGAAAGGCTGGGACAGACGTGGCTGGAAAAATCGTGTTCCTTCACGGACAAATGGCAGGTGCCTGCGATGGAAGAAGAAACGGGAACCGATGTGTCAAAGGAATAGAGCAAGACAGACTTGAGTAAGTGCTCCAGAGCAGTAACGCGATCCAGGTTGAAGAGCAGATCCACCGAGTGGACGTCTCCTGAGAAGGGAAACACAATTTTGTAGAGTTAGTACATCTTAATGTTCCCCCTTGACATAAATACCATAATGTAGTGGATAAGCAGAAATaatccagcagcagaagaaaccaATGTAGTTGCCCTCCCTGAACTCAATTACATGGAGTTTCTGCTTTGGTCAGGGACATAAGATGTAAAAGTTAAGAAAtgacaacaaaaccaagaaaacccaCAATTTTAAGAGGTATTaagattaatttcattaaaacaaacaaaccaaccagtACAGGAAGAAGTTAGCCATTGTCTTTTCAGTCTTGATACAGGGAAACAGGAACTAGAAACTCCAGATTGTACAAACCATGAAATGAAATAGCTGAAGTTTTCAAGTGAATGCTTTCATAGCTTTTTAGCATTAACTCTAGCTATTCTTCCTACTCGTATATCTTCTCCTATTTGAATCTCTTGACCAGCAGCTGCCAGAAAGTCTGAGTAACAGCAAGGCAGAAATTTATTTGTtagcacaatttaaaaaaattctagttCTTTCCTGAGCGTCacttttcttttatgaaaaattGGCAATGGAAGGAAATATGATGGCCATTATACACAaccattttttccacttttcttaCAAGTGATTGTAGAGTTTTCTCTGATTCATAACAAGATGAGTCAGCCCAAAACCTCAGTATGATCTTGAACGTAATCCCATTCGGGTGGCTTTTCCCAAACCATGGAGAAGTCTTTGTCTAATACCATTCAAGGAGAAGCAGGTTATGAAAAACTAGGCTTTAAGAGCAGAGCCATCAGGATTAAACCAGCAACAACTCTAAAGAAATGAGGTAGTTTTGTATTATGGCACAAGCACGGAACACGTGGAAAACCCCCACGTAGCCCCTGCAGCTGAGGTCACCCCACACGTACCTTTCACCAGGTCCCTGTGGCGGTGCTTGTGTTCAGAACACGGAGCGAAAAGTCGCACGGTGTTGTAGAGGTGGCTTTTGTTGGCCTTGGGGATTCCCTCCTTGGTGGCCGACATCTTGTAGAGCCTCTTCATGTACCGAAGGGCCCTGGCGTCCGGCCGCAGCCGGGGGAGCTCGCTGTCCCAGCGCCGGGGGCCCCGCTCCGCCAGCACCTTGAGCAGGGGCGGCAGGAGCGCAGAGCCGcgtcccgccccccccggcagcTGCAGCACGGGGTTCAGCTCACTGGAGATGTCCCCAGGAGCCACCAAGAGCCCGGAGAGCTGCTCAGAGCCTGCGTGGCCCCAGGGGTGGGGGGAACACTGGACACCAGCAGAAAACCAGTGAAGGCAGCAACAGAAGCAAACGCAAAATCTCCAAGTGCTCTCCATGCTCTTTAGGACTACagccccaaaaaacccccacctcccctaaaatattcaaaaaagaaagaggagctGAGCCGGATCCCTTATATATGTTGCAGCTGTGGAAGGGGAGGGGGGTTTCTTTCTGATTAGAAACC
It includes:
- the GDF9 gene encoding growth/differentiation factor 9, whose amino-acid sequence is MESTWRFCVCFCCCLHWFSAGVQCSPHPWGHAGSEQLSGLLVAPGDISSELNPVLQLPGGAGRGSALLPPLLKVLAERGPRRWDSELPRLRPDARALRYMKRLYKMSATKEGIPKANKSHLYNTVRLFAPCSEHKHRHRDLVKGDVHSVDLLFNLDRVTALEHLLKSVLLYSFDTSVPVSSSIAGTCHLSVKEHDFSSHVCPSLSHSLAFSLHFEVRKRKWVEIDVTSFLQPLIATKRRNIHMAVNFTCLLGDPQQNTELENTINMVLVPPSLLLYLNDTSEQAYHRWNVLRHRRKNPARPRQRNSLRLNPAGDKGKENAQGKRASRQRRDENLKEAPATPPYNLSEYFKQFLFPQNECELHNFRLSFSQLKWDRWIIAPHRYSPQYCKGDCPRVVGHRYGSPVHTMVQNLIYERLDPSVPKPSCVPAEYSPLSVLTIEPDGSIVYKEYEDMIATKCTCR